The following proteins are co-located in the Montipora capricornis isolate CH-2021 unplaced genomic scaffold, ASM3666992v2 scaffold_429, whole genome shotgun sequence genome:
- the LOC138035596 gene encoding uncharacterized protein, whose amino-acid sequence MRKITHAQTFCRGVGGWRSQNHKFCPKCGVSLSSSSTSQVSSFKKFLSEKSKERQTSFKSKSKSKKMDEFVTITIGIGSASSGVFKPVRGKSLPLKVNKRASAQAVLDEALKKRRSYDRTFRNDKSYKLCFPDGSEVTTLPGTKEAFTLEKYKEDLGKSYARISLFLCPLKEASDSESEQTCWPWLDLEFESDEWLDDVDIADRFAVEISEHSSATTSTTTVCAAASRSLTSTNSNGAVACSFSGSTPVNASQSNAAITTAASTPDVTLNANQDAGQAATSDTNEVFTSVDVSECASSSECPLSGGAIQLNDENVQSQPPLDFDHGTAPIAVKDVLVHRFQVLKDLIEEFKALDIPTHHYHLNLVIVNERGEIEDGRGLGVVREVITLFWHQFFRSLSIGATEKVPSVRHDYQLEEWEAVGKVLVYGYCEIMYFPVTLSGVFMGSCLFEESTISDSFLLEAFLSYIGKDEAETLRKCTEGVLDANDDEVLEVLSSYKCYKNPTKENVKLIITQLAHQELVQKPKYISNCWKPIISSLKSFPQFKTLDCMKEVYETKKPTTRKVVKLLSASPQNEAERTSFDHLKRYIKSLGEVALKAFLQFTTGSDVIAVTEITVAFNSLDGEHRSPIARTCGPVLEVPTTYQSYNELSEEFENLISNKEAWGFTMV is encoded by the exons ATGCGGAAGATCACGCATGCGCAAACGTTTTGCCGCGGTGTTGGTGGGTGGAGAAGTCAAAATCATAAGTTTTGCCCGAAGTGCGGGGTTAGTTTATCGTCATCTTCGACTAGTCAAGTCtctagttttaaaaaatttctaAGCGAAAAGTCGAAAGAAAGGCAAACCTCGTTCAAGTCCAAGTCCAAGTCCAAGAAGATGGACGAATTTGTAACTATTACAATCGGGATTGGTTCTGCATCGAGCGGCGTTTTCAAGCCTGTGAGGGGCAAGTCCCTTCCCTTAAAAGTCAATAAACGTGCCTCAGCCCAGGCAGTACTGGATGAAGCCTTGAAGAAACGACGTTCTTATGATCGAACTTTCAGAAATGACAAGAGTTATAAACTGTGTTTTCCTGATGGAAGCGAAGTTACCACTCTTCCCGGAACAAAAGAGGCATTTACACTGGAAAAATATAAAGAAGACCTAGGGAAGAGTTATGCACGGATTTCTTTGTTCTTATGCCCACTAAAAGAAGCTTCGGATTCTGAATCCGAACAGACTTGCTGGCCGTGGTTGGACCTGGAATTTGAAAGCGATGAATGGTTAGATGACGTAGACATCGCTGACAGATTCGCAGTTGAAATTTCTGAGCATTCGTCTGCCACAACGTCTACCACCACAGTTTGTGCCGCAGCCAGTCGATCTTTGACTTCTACCAATTCTAATGGAGCAGTCGCGTGCAGTTTTTCTG GTTCTACCCCTGTGAATGCAAGTCAAAGTAATGCAGCAATTACCACAGCTGCTAGTACTCCTGATGTTACATTAAATGCCAACCAAGATGCTGGTCAAGCTGCAACATCAGATACCAATGAAGTTTTTACCTCTGTTGATGTCAGTGAATGTGCCTCATCTAGTGAGTGCCCTTTATCTGGTGGTGCCATTCAGCTTAATGATGAAAATGTGCAGAGTCAGCCCCCTTTGGACTTTGATCATG gTACTGCACCGATAGCAGTAAAGGATGTGCTTGTACATAGATTCCAAGTTCTCAAAGACTTGATAGAGGAATTCAAAGCCTTGGACATCCCTACACATCATTATCATCTAAATCTAGTTATAGTTAATGAGCGTGGGGAGATTGAAGATGGCAGAGGTCTTGGTGTTGTGCGAGAAGTAATCacattgttttggcaccaattCTTTAGGTCTCTGTCAATTGGTGCAACAGAAAAAGTTCCCTCAGTAAGACATGACTACCAACTTGAAGAATGGGAGGCAGTAGGGAAAGTATTGGTGTATGGATATTGTGAAATTATGTATTTTCCTGTTACTCTTTCGGGTGTTTTCATGGGGAGCTGTTTGTTTGAGGAAAGCACtatttctgacagctttcttCTTGAAGCATTTTTATCATACATAGGCAAAGATGAAGCAGAAACATTAAGAAAGTGCACTGAGGGTGTGTTAGACGCTAATGATGATGAGGTACTTGAAGTATTGAGTAGCTATAAATGCTACAAAAATCCGACAAAGGAGAATGTGAAACTTATTATCACCCAACTAGCTCATCAAGAACTAGTTCAGAAGCCTAAGTATATTTCAAATTGCTGGAAACCAATTATTTCTTCTCTTAAGAGTTTTCCACAGTTTAAAACACTAGATTGTATGAAGGAAGTGTATGAGACGAAGAAGCCTACAACAAGAAAGGTTGTAAAGTTATTGTCTGCAAGCCCTCAGAATGAAGCAGAACGAACCAGTTTTGATCACTTAAAGCGCTACATTAAGTCTCTTGGTGAGGTTGCTTTAaaagcatttcttcagtttacAACAGGTAGTGATGTAATTGCAGTAACAGAAATAACTGTTGCAtttaattcacttgatggggAACATCGCAGCCCCATAGCACGCACTTGTGGGCCTGTTTTAGAAGTGCCCACAACTTATCAGTCTTATAATGAACTGTCAGaggaatttgaaaatttaatttcaaataaagagGCATGGGGCTTCACAATGGTTTGA
- the LOC138035598 gene encoding uncharacterized protein, whose product MASSVSLSDDPEGSIIAYYFSRGYKYEVITEFLSKFHGITMCVRTLKNRLRQLKLRRRMASVDMDVVREQIMNELSGPGCQGGYRSMWHTLRLQNIQVPRHVVAELMREMDPEGCERRKSKSFKRRSYFSSGPNYTWHVDGYDKLKPYGFPIHGCIDGWSRKIMWLKVTKSNNHPDIIASFFLNCVEELGGCPVKLRTDCGTENGVMAAMQCTFQQSADAHKYGSSPANQRIESWWSFYRKNRCGWWMEFLKSLVEHEIFNPGDEIQMACLWFCFAHLLQDDLDKVKEHWNTHLVRGSRYDTISGRPDELFFLPELHGGEDGLLHPILDDEIQSIRENLTYEEEQTIYQEYFEYVLENTDLQLPNNFEQGLSLYKQLLEIANID is encoded by the coding sequence ATGGCATCTTCTGTTTCACTGAGTGACGATCCTGAAGGAAGCATAATTGCATATTACTTTTCAAGAGGATATAAGTATGAAGTTATcactgaatttttatctaagtTCCATGGCATTACGATGTGTGTAAGAACACTGAAAAATAGATTGAGGCAATTGAAACTAAGAAGAAGAATGGCATCCGTTGACATGGACGTTGTGCGGGAACAAATCATGAATGAGCTTAGTGGCCCCGGCTGCCAAGGTGGATATAGGAGTATGTGGCATACCCTGCGTTTACAAAACATTCAAGTACCGAGACATGTTGTTGCTGAACTGATGAGGGAAATGGATCCAGAAGGATGTGAGCGGAGAAAgtcaaaaagctttaaaagaagAAGTTACTTCTCGTCTGGGCCGAACTACACATGGCATGTCGATGGATACGACAAGTTAAAGCCGTATGGATTTCCAATCCATGGGTGTATAGATGGCTGGAGTCGAAAAATCATGTGGCTAAAAGTCACCAAGTCAAATAACCATCCAGACATTATTGCCAGTTTCTTTCTGAATTGTGTTGAAGAGTTAGGAGGCTGTCCAGTGAAACTGAGGACTGATTGTGGAACGGAAAATGGTGTAATGGCAGCGATGCAATGCACATTTCAACAAAGTGCTGATGCGCACAAGTATGGGTCATCTCCCGCTAATCAAAGGATTGAGAGCTGGTGGTCATTTTACAGGAAGAACAGGTGTGGTTGGTGGATGGAATTTTTGAAGAGCCTGGTGGAACATGAAATTTTTAATCCCGGAGATGAGATACAAATGGCATGCCTTTGGTTCTGTTTTGCTCATTTACTTCAAGATGACttagacaaagtaaaagaaCATTGGAATACTCATTTAGTAAGGGGCTCTAGGTATGACACTATCAGTGGGAGACCTGATGAACTGTTCTTTCTCCCAGAACTTCACGGTGGAGAAGATGGTCTACTTCACCCAATCTTAGATGATGAGATCCAATCTATCAGGGAGAACCTGACCTACGAAGAGGAGCAAACCATTTACCAAGAGTACTTTGAATATGTACTAGAAAACACTGACTTGCAGCTGCCCAACAACTTTGAACAGGGACTTTCTCTTTATAAACAACTTCTTGAAATTGCCAATATAGATTAA